In Trueperaceae bacterium, one DNA window encodes the following:
- a CDS encoding asparagine synthase-related protein, with product MMTLATRPVRTVDERVSWSVTFGSPHGPARFRLEPGPIGVTQLAERRGVRLLFDGYLYDVEDLSVSLAEPGDRSAAELLLRAYEEWGRDLPARIAGEFALVLVDERRRCLFAARDRIGTRPLYYRSSGSGIELGLSVDSFSAPHPGLDPQVIGCSLAGAAPPAHSTPYAALYRLLPGHWLRFDAKGLTTHRYWRPPLPPRGSDWLGREDLPRFDGLLHRAVARAASGRTAILLSGGLDSVSVAATAVDVAAERGLDPPLAISLHYSGETEEPPVQKAVAARLGIEHLTLEWSDALGEHGLLQPCLETAAGSPLPLHNPWRPATDALASLAATEGCRVVLTGSGGDEWLSVDALVVADYLRSGNLLGLVRYLASVGRSQELSWIQLLKGVVWRKGVRPLLDVRRLPGAAGRGSRNVPDWLVPLPAIPARPQAAETVSGFYARAIASLPVHPRRMLEIDEKFEAARAAGVRQVDVYWDADLVEFLCRVPPHLLFAGGRSKALAREKLARRFPGMGFERQKKVVRRHLLAQTILGEGSAAWRRLGGAPALAQLGLVKSAQLEEFVRGSLATSDPHSVDALWRIFSLEAWARPRV from the coding sequence ATGATGACACTGGCAACGAGACCAGTTCGAACCGTTGACGAGAGGGTCAGTTGGTCGGTCACCTTCGGGAGTCCGCATGGCCCGGCGCGGTTCCGTCTCGAACCCGGCCCGATCGGTGTAACCCAACTCGCCGAGCGACGAGGCGTCCGGCTGCTGTTCGACGGCTACCTGTACGACGTCGAGGACCTGTCCGTTTCGCTGGCTGAGCCGGGAGACCGATCGGCGGCAGAGCTGCTCCTTCGCGCCTACGAGGAGTGGGGCCGGGACCTGCCCGCGCGGATCGCCGGGGAGTTCGCGCTTGTCCTGGTCGACGAGCGCAGGCGCTGCCTCTTCGCTGCCCGGGACCGAATCGGCACCCGGCCCCTCTACTACCGTAGCAGCGGGAGCGGAATAGAGCTCGGCCTGTCCGTCGACTCGTTCTCCGCGCCCCACCCCGGTCTCGACCCGCAGGTGATCGGTTGCTCCCTTGCCGGGGCGGCCCCTCCCGCTCACTCCACGCCGTACGCCGCGCTCTATCGTCTCCTGCCCGGCCATTGGCTGCGCTTCGACGCGAAGGGGCTCACCACCCATCGATATTGGCGGCCGCCGCTGCCGCCACGCGGGAGCGACTGGTTGGGCAGAGAGGACCTTCCTCGCTTCGACGGACTCCTGCACCGGGCGGTGGCGCGTGCCGCCTCCGGCCGAACGGCCATCCTCCTCAGCGGCGGCCTCGACTCGGTTTCAGTCGCCGCCACAGCTGTGGACGTGGCCGCCGAGCGGGGACTCGATCCGCCCCTGGCGATCTCGCTCCACTACTCGGGAGAGACCGAGGAGCCACCGGTGCAGAAGGCCGTCGCCGCGCGCCTGGGCATCGAACACCTGACCCTCGAGTGGAGTGACGCGCTAGGGGAACACGGGCTGCTGCAACCGTGCCTAGAAACTGCGGCCGGAAGCCCGCTTCCCCTCCATAACCCGTGGCGTCCGGCGACCGACGCGCTCGCTTCCCTCGCCGCGACGGAGGGCTGCCGGGTGGTCCTTACCGGCAGTGGAGGGGACGAATGGCTTTCGGTCGACGCGCTCGTCGTCGCCGACTACCTGCGCAGCGGAAACCTTCTCGGTCTGGTTCGCTATCTGGCGTCGGTGGGACGCTCGCAAGAGTTGTCCTGGATCCAGCTGCTGAAAGGGGTCGTGTGGCGCAAAGGAGTGAGGCCACTGCTCGACGTGCGCCGCCTGCCGGGTGCGGCAGGAAGGGGTAGCCGTAACGTCCCCGACTGGCTGGTTCCACTGCCGGCGATCCCTGCTCGACCACAGGCCGCCGAGACCGTATCCGGTTTCTACGCCCGAGCGATCGCATCGCTCCCGGTGCACCCCCGCCGCATGCTCGAGATCGACGAGAAGTTCGAGGCGGCGAGAGCCGCGGGGGTGCGCCAGGTCGACGTCTACTGGGACGCCGATCTGGTCGAATTCCTCTGCCGGGTACCGCCGCACCTGCTCTTCGCCGGCGGGCGCAGCAAGGCGCTGGCACGAGAGAAGCTGGCTCGTCGCTTCCCCGGCATGGGATTCGAGCGGCAGAAGAAGGTGGTCCGCAGGCACCTGCTGGCCCAGACGATCCTGGGGGAGGGATCTGCAGCCTGGCGACGCCTGGGTGGGGCGCCCGCGCTGGCCCAACTCGGGCTGGTGAAGTCGGCGCAGCTGGAGGAGTTCGTCCGGGGATCTCTCGCAACGAGCGATCCGCACTCCGTCGACGCCCTCTGGCGGATCTTCAGCCTGGAAGCGTGGGCTCGCCCGCGTGTCTAG
- a CDS encoding asparagine synthase-related protein, with the protein MPAGALRASVGDRAAAVAVAGRWLLTLSTPDREEGQELYRDGLSSLRLTVQEPGRWPRASIGQGTVALFEGLLFNRVELASALSPAPEADDAELVRRAFERWGRGAAERLKGSYVLAYFDARRRLLFAVRDRAGAYPLFFRHRGGSLQLSNSPSLVASSDGRAQVDRHVIASLLARSALDIRETCYRGVERLPAGNLLTLDGSGLRIERYWRLPTTRHASRWMCQEEADTFPQQLERAVGRAWDGGRCGIFLSGGIDSVSVAVAAAGHCQRIGFEKPLALSFIFPQRLREEAVQRGVAKELGLPQLHLEYAEVAGNEGLLSKSLALSASLEAPLQNIWLPAYLRLAKAGADAGCTTILTGRGGDEWLTMFPIVAADLIRSLEVRELFAHTAALSRASRLGRLRAVRSILWKGGARPLLSACYADLLDRLTPALRRRRADLAVRRRLTGRNAWLLPDPALRREVERRTRWSVDETLREAPLPEAGFRHRLVMEMFENPLFAPSFEETYEQGRLTGARHHDVYWDPDLIEFLYRVPPRILYAGGQTKGLVRSRLARRFPGLGFERQKKLVARGFVNEVLLAEAGAAWGALGGAKALASIGAVEPRGVDRFVREAVSGKDTRRLSEVWLLLRLESWVRPRV; encoded by the coding sequence ATGCCGGCCGGAGCGCTGCGGGCGAGTGTCGGGGACAGGGCAGCAGCGGTAGCAGTCGCGGGCCGTTGGCTCCTGACGCTGTCCACGCCCGACCGGGAGGAGGGACAGGAACTCTACCGCGACGGCCTGTCCAGCCTCCGCCTCACCGTCCAGGAGCCGGGACGCTGGCCTCGTGCGAGCATAGGTCAGGGAACGGTCGCCCTCTTCGAGGGGCTGCTGTTCAATCGCGTCGAGTTGGCTTCGGCGCTCTCGCCGGCGCCCGAGGCGGACGATGCGGAACTCGTGCGGCGAGCGTTCGAGCGCTGGGGGAGAGGAGCGGCGGAGCGGCTGAAAGGCAGCTACGTCCTCGCCTACTTCGACGCCCGCCGCAGGCTGCTTTTCGCGGTACGCGACCGCGCCGGAGCCTACCCGCTCTTCTTCCGCCACCGAGGCGGCTCGCTGCAACTCTCGAACAGCCCCTCTCTCGTGGCTTCCTCCGATGGCCGGGCACAGGTAGATCGTCACGTCATCGCCAGCCTTCTCGCGAGATCGGCGCTTGACATCCGGGAGACCTGCTACCGGGGCGTCGAACGACTTCCGGCCGGGAACCTGCTCACGCTGGACGGGTCGGGGTTGCGGATCGAACGTTACTGGCGGCTCCCCACAACCCGTCATGCGTCGCGCTGGATGTGCCAGGAGGAAGCCGATACCTTCCCGCAGCAGCTCGAGCGGGCCGTGGGCAGAGCCTGGGACGGCGGCAGGTGCGGGATCTTCCTGAGTGGAGGCATCGACTCCGTCTCGGTTGCCGTCGCCGCAGCCGGACATTGCCAGCGCATCGGGTTCGAGAAGCCTTTGGCCCTCTCCTTCATCTTCCCGCAGCGTCTTCGGGAGGAAGCGGTCCAACGGGGCGTCGCGAAGGAGCTCGGCTTGCCGCAGCTGCATCTGGAGTATGCGGAGGTCGCCGGCAACGAAGGCTTGCTCTCGAAGTCGCTGGCGCTGTCGGCCAGCCTCGAGGCGCCGTTGCAGAACATCTGGCTACCTGCCTACCTGAGGCTGGCGAAGGCCGGCGCCGACGCCGGATGCACGACGATCCTCACCGGTCGCGGTGGCGACGAGTGGCTGACGATGTTCCCGATCGTCGCAGCCGACCTCATCCGCTCCCTCGAGGTTCGCGAGCTGTTCGCCCACACCGCTGCCCTGAGTCGGGCCTCCCGGCTGGGTCGGTTGCGAGCCGTCCGATCGATCCTCTGGAAGGGTGGAGCCAGGCCGCTGCTGAGCGCCTGTTACGCCGATCTCCTCGATCGATTGACGCCCGCCCTGAGGCGTCGCCGCGCCGACCTTGCCGTAAGAAGAAGGCTGACCGGCCGAAACGCCTGGTTGCTGCCGGACCCGGCCCTCCGGCGGGAGGTCGAGAGGCGGACGAGGTGGAGCGTGGACGAGACCTTGCGCGAGGCCCCTCTGCCTGAGGCCGGCTTCCGTCACCGGCTGGTCATGGAGATGTTCGAGAACCCGCTGTTCGCACCGAGCTTCGAGGAGACCTACGAGCAGGGACGGCTGACCGGAGCGAGGCACCACGACGTCTACTGGGATCCGGACCTGATCGAGTTCCTCTACAGGGTGCCGCCTCGCATCCTCTATGCCGGCGGGCAAACCAAGGGCCTCGTGAGGAGCCGACTGGCGCGACGCTTCCCGGGCCTCGGCTTCGAGCGCCAGAAGAAGCTCGTGGCCCGCGGTTTCGTCAACGAAGTTCTGCTTGCGGAAGCAGGCGCCGCCTGGGGCGCGCTCGGGGGCGCGAAGGCGCTGGCCAGTATCGGAGCGGTCGAGCCACGTGGAGTGGATCGGTTCGTTCGGGAAGCGGTGTCCGGCAAGGACACCAGGCGCCTGAGCGAGGTTTGGCTGCTGCTGCGGCTAGAGTCGTGGGTTCGCCCGCGTGTCTAG
- a CDS encoding PqqD family protein — MRWKTNPQVVVQRLGDSMVLVNLETDRIIELNETAAALFELLGSGLDEDQVEARLAEAFAVDPVVVRREIPAVLESLTHEKLLLTEA; from the coding sequence ATGCGTTGGAAGACTAATCCGCAAGTCGTCGTGCAGCGGCTGGGAGACTCCATGGTCCTGGTGAACCTGGAGACCGACCGGATCATCGAACTGAACGAGACCGCCGCCGCTCTTTTCGAGCTGCTCGGCTCTGGCCTCGACGAGGATCAGGTGGAGGCACGACTGGCCGAGGCGTTCGCCGTCGACCCGGTCGTCGTACGTCGGGAGATTCCCGCCGTACTGGAGTCGCTCACGCACGAGAAGCTGCTACTCACCGAGGCCTGA
- a CDS encoding lasso peptide biosynthesis B2 protein has product MNRTGVAAQPRRRRARLSLDPRRLGSLAGARRLTAGEWRMVLLALPVVLSVRWALTVTTLARAHARIVERPPGSGRLAPHLVDGWSRAVARASRLVPGATCLTQALALQRLLRRQGQDSRVEIGFIGGGETAVEGHAWLVCGERVVIGGTNSKNFTRTMTLEG; this is encoded by the coding sequence ATGAACCGGACAGGTGTTGCAGCTCAGCCAAGACGCCGGCGAGCTCGCCTCTCGCTCGACCCGCGCCGCCTCGGTTCGCTGGCCGGAGCGCGCCGCCTCACGGCGGGTGAGTGGAGGATGGTGCTGCTGGCCCTGCCCGTCGTGCTGTCGGTTCGCTGGGCACTCACGGTGACGACGCTTGCGCGCGCCCATGCGCGGATCGTGGAGCGACCGCCCGGAAGCGGGAGGCTCGCGCCGCACCTGGTCGACGGTTGGAGCAGGGCTGTAGCCCGCGCTTCGCGGCTGGTTCCCGGCGCCACCTGCCTGACCCAGGCGCTCGCCTTGCAGCGGTTGCTGCGTCGTCAGGGCCAGGACTCGCGGGTCGAGATCGGATTCATCGGTGGCGGCGAGACGGCGGTCGAGGGGCACGCCTGGCTGGTGTGTGGCGAACGCGTCGTCATCGGCGGCACCAACTCCAAGAACTTCACGAGGACGATGACGCTCGAAGGTTGA
- a CDS encoding asparagine synthase-related protein: MADTLSPTGSRDRLPAREMHAAAWLVRVGDRSRHDGVVSRPLVASGDGRFLVTLREEGRAPSTLLCREKAVVFEGHLFERSELAERLGLAPSLAPSDAELVVRAYERWGEGLAAHLKGVYSFCLWDSRRARLVAARDRLGIYPLFYCRHAGALFLSPVIDAFAAAPGPGLDVDRGVLAGLLARQHPELEETFYRGVKRVPPGHYLTGDGFRQPRTERYWDLPAVGEGAEWVDEEELYRFGELLDQAVARALDIGPAAIFLSGGLDSVSVAGAAAQRAGLLGQPSPLALSLLFPGTVSEETTQRGVAEMLGLDQRFIPLHEAVGPNGLVSAALRTSATAAAPLQNVWHPAYRTLACDAKAEGRRVILTGGGGDEWLTVSPVIAADYIRSFDLPHLFSYVSAVRRSLHLPTAPLLRNVLWRNGLGKLLRYEKERLVRRHVPGVRTARLRSSLDARLSRLPGWLAPDPAVARTLARRIENRFWQRAAIPSEVGPGGFYFSDRNSSLDHPLLAVDAEEVYSAGREMDVLQFDIYWDADLVEFLNRVPPHLLNSGGRTKGLVRGEVAKRFPGLGFDRQKKLVSRDFFCSLLLDEGGPAWQALEGASALADLGLVEPRSVQEFVSSVLTERDERHVDDVWRLMSLESWVRPRV, from the coding sequence ATGGCGGACACCCTGTCACCGACCGGGAGCCGTGACAGGCTGCCGGCACGCGAGATGCATGCCGCCGCCTGGCTGGTACGGGTAGGAGATCGATCTCGACACGATGGCGTCGTCTCCCGGCCGCTGGTCGCCTCGGGCGATGGACGTTTCCTGGTGACCCTGCGCGAAGAGGGCCGGGCGCCGAGCACGCTCCTCTGCCGGGAGAAGGCCGTCGTCTTCGAGGGCCATCTCTTCGAACGATCGGAACTCGCGGAGCGACTCGGACTGGCGCCTTCGCTGGCCCCCAGCGACGCCGAGCTGGTGGTGCGAGCGTACGAGCGCTGGGGGGAAGGGCTGGCAGCCCACCTGAAGGGGGTCTACTCCTTCTGCCTCTGGGACTCTCGGCGCGCGAGGCTGGTAGCCGCCCGTGACAGGTTGGGCATCTACCCTCTCTTCTACTGCCGCCACGCTGGCGCGCTCTTCCTCTCACCGGTGATCGATGCGTTCGCCGCCGCGCCAGGCCCCGGCCTGGATGTGGACAGGGGCGTGCTCGCCGGGTTGCTGGCGCGGCAACATCCCGAGCTCGAGGAGACCTTCTACAGGGGGGTGAAGCGAGTCCCACCGGGGCACTACCTCACCGGCGACGGGTTCAGGCAGCCGCGAACGGAGCGGTACTGGGACCTGCCGGCCGTGGGGGAGGGCGCGGAGTGGGTGGACGAGGAGGAGCTCTACCGGTTCGGGGAACTGCTGGACCAAGCCGTCGCCCGGGCGCTCGATATCGGACCGGCGGCCATCTTCCTAAGCGGTGGACTCGATTCGGTGTCGGTAGCGGGCGCGGCTGCTCAGCGAGCCGGGTTGCTCGGGCAGCCGTCCCCGCTGGCGCTCTCGCTCCTGTTCCCGGGCACGGTGAGCGAGGAAACGACTCAGCGGGGGGTTGCCGAGATGCTGGGCCTCGATCAACGCTTCATCCCGCTGCACGAGGCGGTAGGACCGAACGGTCTGGTTTCCGCTGCTCTGAGGACTTCTGCAACCGCCGCGGCACCACTGCAGAACGTCTGGCACCCTGCATACCGAACTCTCGCGTGCGATGCGAAGGCGGAAGGGCGGCGGGTGATCCTCACCGGCGGGGGCGGCGACGAGTGGTTGACCGTCTCGCCCGTAATCGCCGCCGACTACATCCGGTCATTCGACCTGCCTCACCTGTTCTCCTATGTCTCGGCGGTGCGGCGGTCGCTGCACCTTCCGACAGCGCCACTACTTCGCAACGTCCTGTGGCGGAACGGGCTCGGCAAGCTGTTGCGCTACGAGAAGGAGCGACTAGTGCGCCGGCACGTGCCGGGCGTGCGGACCGCTCGTCTGAGGAGCTCTCTGGATGCTCGCCTGTCACGCCTTCCGGGCTGGCTCGCGCCCGATCCGGCCGTGGCCCGCACGCTGGCCCGGCGGATCGAGAACCGCTTCTGGCAGAGGGCGGCGATCCCCTCGGAAGTTGGCCCCGGCGGCTTCTACTTCAGCGACCGCAACAGCTCCCTCGACCATCCCCTGCTCGCCGTGGACGCCGAAGAGGTCTACAGCGCGGGGCGGGAGATGGACGTGCTGCAGTTCGACATCTACTGGGACGCCGACCTCGTCGAGTTCCTCAACCGGGTTCCGCCACACCTGCTGAACAGCGGGGGGCGAACCAAGGGGTTGGTGCGCGGCGAGGTCGCCAAACGCTTCCCGGGACTCGGTTTCGATCGCCAGAAGAAGCTCGTGTCGCGCGATTTCTTCTGCTCCCTCCTGCTCGACGAGGGCGGCCCTGCCTGGCAGGCGCTCGAAGGTGCCTCGGCTCTGGCCGACCTGGGCCTCGTCGAACCACGGTCCGTGCAGGAGTTCGTGAGCAGTGTGCTGACCGAGCGGGACGAGCGCCACGTCGACGACGTCTGGCGCCTGATGAGCCTAGAGTCGTGGGTGCGCCCACGTGTCTAG
- a CDS encoding ABC transporter ATP-binding protein — protein sequence MNSVVPPDSLGEERSEQQTNVWRFLLTVNRLLSWRFAALVLLTLVIGSISGLSLVLLMPMLQVVGLEVTGGAGERLVESVFQALSAFGLRPTLLAVLCLNAAAVILTAILTRYQAVFSARTNQAVVRRLRQRLYASICRAEWLFIARQRPGRLTHVLLGELDRVGAAVASLVTLLVGCGRVLAYGVVAFVLSPAMTVLTLACGLLLALLLLRQTQLGRRAGAAVSNAYGDLYSATGEHLAGLKFTKSHALEEAQTRAFNAIADWVARTHVEVVRNQAEVGFFLQAGTVIALSVIIYFAFEVLALPLATVLLLIYLFSRLLPMVASVQRSYQALIGQLPAFAHVQETLARSEAAAEAPVDEPAALGLARQIELRDVEFRYRGGQDRAALDRIRLLIPAGRTTALVGPSGSGKSTIADLVTGLLAPDSGEVLVDGVPLTGDRRLAWRASIAYVSQEVFLFNDTIEANLRLARPGASEAEIWEALEAASAGFVRSLPQGLATNVGDRGSHLSGGERQRLVLARALLRRPQVLVLDEATSSLDAQNEERVREAIERLGGSMTILVIAHRLASIRMADAIHVVSEGRIVETGSWRELMGNEEGLFRALALAQGLTGAQDRDADTVLVG from the coding sequence GTGAACAGCGTAGTGCCACCAGATTCCCTCGGGGAGGAGCGCAGCGAGCAGCAGACGAACGTCTGGCGCTTCCTGCTGACAGTGAACCGACTGCTGTCGTGGCGGTTCGCGGCTCTCGTTCTCCTCACCCTCGTCATCGGTTCGATCTCCGGCCTCTCACTGGTGTTGCTCATGCCCATGCTGCAGGTGGTGGGCCTCGAGGTAACGGGTGGGGCGGGCGAACGGCTGGTGGAGTCGGTGTTCCAGGCTCTGAGCGCGTTCGGTCTGCGCCCCACCCTGCTGGCCGTACTCTGCCTCAACGCGGCCGCCGTCATCCTCACCGCGATCCTCACCCGCTACCAGGCCGTATTCTCGGCGCGCACGAACCAGGCGGTCGTCAGGCGGCTGCGGCAGCGGCTCTACGCCAGCATCTGCCGAGCCGAGTGGCTCTTCATAGCTCGCCAGCGTCCCGGCCGCCTGACTCACGTGCTGCTCGGAGAACTTGACAGGGTGGGAGCGGCGGTCGCCTCGCTGGTGACCCTGCTCGTCGGGTGCGGCCGAGTGCTCGCGTACGGCGTCGTCGCATTCGTCCTCTCGCCTGCGATGACCGTGCTCACTCTGGCCTGCGGCCTGCTGCTGGCGCTGCTGCTCCTGCGCCAGACGCAGCTGGGCCGACGGGCGGGAGCTGCCGTCTCGAACGCCTACGGCGACCTCTACTCGGCCACCGGGGAACACCTGGCGGGGCTGAAGTTCACGAAGAGCCACGCGCTCGAGGAGGCGCAGACACGCGCCTTCAACGCGATAGCGGATTGGGTCGCCCGGACCCACGTCGAGGTGGTGCGGAACCAGGCAGAGGTGGGCTTCTTCCTCCAGGCAGGAACCGTGATAGCTCTCAGCGTGATCATCTATTTCGCGTTCGAGGTATTGGCTCTTCCCCTCGCGACCGTTCTCCTGCTCATCTACCTCTTCTCGCGGCTGCTGCCGATGGTGGCTTCGGTCCAACGTAGCTACCAGGCACTCATCGGCCAGCTGCCGGCCTTCGCACACGTGCAGGAGACACTCGCCCGAAGCGAGGCGGCGGCGGAAGCGCCGGTGGACGAACCGGCAGCGCTGGGCCTGGCTAGGCAGATCGAGCTGCGCGACGTGGAGTTCAGATATCGAGGGGGACAGGACAGGGCGGCGCTCGACCGCATTCGGCTGCTGATCCCGGCCGGACGCACCACCGCACTAGTCGGGCCGTCCGGCTCCGGCAAGAGTACGATCGCCGACCTGGTTACCGGCCTCCTCGCACCTGATTCCGGCGAGGTGCTCGTCGACGGCGTTCCACTGACAGGCGACCGACGGCTCGCCTGGCGCGCATCGATCGCCTACGTCTCCCAGGAGGTGTTCCTCTTCAACGACACGATCGAGGCGAATCTGCGCCTGGCGCGGCCGGGTGCCAGCGAAGCCGAGATATGGGAAGCGCTGGAGGCAGCGTCTGCGGGCTTCGTGCGATCGCTGCCACAGGGGCTCGCGACGAACGTGGGCGACCGAGGCTCACATCTTTCGGGCGGAGAGCGTCAGCGGCTGGTGCTGGCCAGGGCCTTACTGCGAAGACCGCAGGTGCTCGTCCTCGACGAAGCCACCAGTTCACTGGACGCGCAGAACGAGGAGCGGGTCCGGGAGGCGATCGAGCGGCTCGGCGGCAGCATGACGATCCTCGTGATCGCTCACCGGCTCGCCTCCATCCGCATGGCCGACGCCATCCACGTGGTTTCGGAGGGGCGGATCGTAGAGACCGGAAGCTGGCGTGAGCTCATGGGGAACGAGGAGGGTCTGTTCCGCGCCCTTGCGTTGGCCCAGGGACTGACTGGCGCGCAGGATCGCGACGCGGATACCGTGCTGGTCGGCTAG
- a CDS encoding nucleotidyltransferase family protein gives MQHFASNEAALRAVESFLTGRHEPGELPPSTTLEATGLAAYASTVQAGEQLRRALLTASARHAAVKARLRQLLGAWREAGIEALLFKGFQLAEFVYPTPGGRQYSDVDLLIEQRDALEAAEVAGSVGWHEVWHAQRRSTAHARRGARYRGHEVIQLLDPQLGIQLDVHRRLVHNNHNQIGRYARQERITRMVWEDAQVVDWEGISLKLPQPVDAVLVGLVLNRCWSPEDFELRSHDYLDFRFLVAKYEITLAGLRQRAQELGCSRTFELFLERCDPFRRRCVLSKPTRLELQRWNLLIACERGNRYLERGLIAAGELPVELLDVIRGLPGALRTLATVRRRGAVRGAWLESKTPSVTGRELGSEEWKRLRRAVHRALRVVGGPGFWPQRRVDTAARDLEALALLRALHERNYPASLEWKGTPGYERPVLLLSGVPLNVSGTLLAARVRSVRPQQERGGKRQLG, from the coding sequence ATGCAACACTTCGCGAGTAACGAGGCCGCCCTTCGGGCCGTGGAATCGTTCCTCACCGGGCGCCACGAACCCGGCGAGCTTCCCCCGAGTACCACTCTCGAGGCGACCGGACTGGCGGCCTACGCCTCGACCGTTCAAGCAGGAGAGCAGCTTCGACGGGCGCTCCTGACCGCCAGCGCCAGGCATGCAGCAGTCAAGGCGAGGCTGCGGCAACTTCTGGGTGCCTGGCGGGAAGCCGGGATCGAGGCGTTGCTGTTCAAGGGGTTCCAGCTCGCGGAGTTCGTCTATCCGACTCCCGGTGGAAGACAGTACAGCGACGTCGACCTCCTGATCGAACAACGCGACGCGCTCGAAGCGGCCGAGGTAGCCGGGTCGGTCGGCTGGCACGAGGTGTGGCACGCTCAACGTCGGTCTACGGCTCACGCTCGGCGGGGTGCCCGTTACCGGGGACATGAGGTGATCCAGCTGCTCGACCCTCAGCTCGGCATCCAACTCGACGTACACCGGCGCCTGGTTCATAACAACCACAACCAGATCGGACGGTACGCAAGGCAGGAACGGATCACGCGGATGGTCTGGGAGGACGCGCAGGTGGTCGACTGGGAGGGGATTTCGCTCAAGCTGCCACAGCCCGTCGACGCGGTGCTGGTGGGCCTCGTCCTCAACCGCTGCTGGTCGCCGGAGGATTTCGAGCTGAGGTCCCACGACTACCTCGACTTCCGCTTCCTCGTGGCGAAGTACGAGATTACCTTGGCGGGGTTGAGACAGCGGGCCCAGGAGCTGGGCTGTTCTCGCACCTTCGAACTCTTCCTCGAACGGTGCGATCCGTTCCGTCGGCGGTGCGTGCTCAGCAAGCCGACCCGGCTCGAGCTGCAGCGCTGGAACCTGCTGATTGCGTGTGAGCGGGGTAACCGCTATCTCGAGCGGGGTCTGATCGCCGCCGGCGAGCTGCCCGTGGAACTGCTCGACGTTATCAGGGGACTGCCGGGGGCGCTGCGGACGCTGGCAACCGTGAGACGCCGCGGCGCGGTGCGGGGAGCGTGGCTCGAATCGAAGACGCCGTCGGTCACCGGCAGAGAGCTGGGGTCAGAGGAGTGGAAGCGGCTGCGACGGGCGGTGCACCGGGCTCTCAGAGTCGTAGGCGGTCCGGGCTTCTGGCCACAGCGGCGGGTGGACACTGCTGCTCGCGATCTGGAAGCACTGGCGCTATTGCGAGCGCTGCACGAGCGCAACTACCCGGCCTCCCTCGAGTGGAAGGGCACCCCCGGGTATGAGCGGCCTGTGCTGCTCCTGTCAGGCGTTCCCCTCAACGTCTCCGGCACCCTCCTGGCGGCTCGGGTCCGCTCAGTTCGACCGCAACAGGAGCGGGGCGGCAAGCGCCAACTCGGTTGA
- a CDS encoding cytochrome c biogenesis protein CcdA yields the protein MTPSVPIALAAGVLSFLSPCVLPLVPSYLAYLGGDTGRQGPVFRNSLLFVLGFSLVFIMLGASASLLGALVLENRSWLMRLGGLLVIIFGLMLFGLLRIPFLYRTARPGFPKNGSTPVGALLMGMAFAIGWTPCIGPVLGGILTLAGASGTLATGAGLLAVYAAGLAIPFLLASLGMGAFSRFAGRFRRFMPWVERVSGGILVIAGLLMITGFYTRINTYLIRLTPQWLLERL from the coding sequence GTGACACCCTCGGTACCCATCGCGTTGGCGGCGGGCGTACTCTCCTTCCTCTCCCCTTGCGTTCTGCCGCTGGTCCCGTCCTACCTGGCCTATCTGGGGGGCGATACGGGCAGGCAGGGACCCGTGTTCCGCAACAGTCTCCTCTTCGTGCTGGGCTTCTCGCTGGTGTTCATCATGCTCGGCGCCTCGGCGAGCCTGCTCGGCGCGCTGGTGCTCGAGAACCGCTCCTGGCTCATGCGCCTCGGCGGTCTGCTGGTGATCATCTTCGGGCTCATGCTTTTCGGCCTCTTACGCATACCGTTCCTCTATCGGACGGCCCGCCCGGGCTTCCCGAAGAACGGTAGTACGCCGGTCGGAGCGCTCCTCATGGGCATGGCGTTCGCCATCGGTTGGACACCATGCATCGGGCCCGTCCTCGGCGGCATCCTCACGCTCGCCGGCGCATCCGGAACCTTAGCGACCGGCGCCGGGCTGCTGGCCGTCTACGCCGCGGGCCTCGCGATACCGTTCCTGCTGGCGTCACTGGGGATGGGCGCCTTCAGTCGGTTCGCCGGCCGCTTCCGCCGGTTCATGCCATGGGTGGAGCGGGTGTCCGGCGGGATCCTCGTGATCGCCGGCCTGCTTATGATCACCGGCTTCTACACCCGCATCAACACCTACCTGATCCGGCTCACCCCGCAGTGGCTACTCGAGCGGCTCTGA